The following coding sequences lie in one Arachis hypogaea cultivar Tifrunner chromosome 9, arahy.Tifrunner.gnm2.J5K5, whole genome shotgun sequence genomic window:
- the LOC112713055 gene encoding RING-H2 finger protein ATL70-like, whose translation MSNNSTSQSKDGFDASGFTYGVAFILGLIFLLATIAFACFRIRRIRIPNIFNIVAGVPPSSQSHQTLEHHVDIRIDTSYENYPKMPYSDEVKNKNNVVGGCTICLGDYKESEMLRVLPGCGHAFHQPCVDPWLMLHSTCPICRKSLPTQAP comes from the coding sequence ATGTCCAATAATTCCACTTCTCAATCAAAAGATGGTTTTGATGCTAGTGGTTTCACATATGGCGTAGCATTCATACTAGGTTTGATCTTCTTACTTGCTACCATAGCTTTCGCATGTTTCCGCATTCGCAGAATTCGAATTCCTAACATATTTAACATAGTAGCCGGTGTTCCTCCATCGTCACAATCTCATCAAACATTGGAACACCACGTGGATATTCGTATCGACACGAGTTATGAGAATTACCCTAAGATGCCATATTCCGATGAggtaaagaacaaaaataatgttGTGGGTGGATGCACCATATGCTTAGGAGACTATAAAGAGAGTGAGATGTTGAGGGTTCTTCCTGGTTGTGGCCATGCCTTTCACCAACCTTGTGTTGATCCATGGCTCATGTTGCACTCCACATGTCCCATATGCCGAAAATCATTGCCTACTCAAGCTCCATAG